Part of the Dehalococcoidales bacterium genome is shown below.
GCTCAGTAGAGCCATTGCTACTGATATTTACAATAAGGGTATACTTGATCAGAAAAAAGTTGGCGGTGACAAACTTGGAACAGTCCATCACCAGAGTGAATGGATTGTCCTCACTGGTTATATCACCCGTCCAGCCATCGAACTGGTAGCCAGGTGCAGGTACTGCCTCCAGAATGACTTCACTTTCAAATATAGGAGCGGAGGTGGGGTAGAATCCGGCCTCAGTATCGAATAACTTAACCACGCCCATATCAACAGGGCTGACATCCACGGTCAGCACGACGGAACCCGGTCAGCCTGCTTCAGTTGGCTCCGCGCCAACGAGTATCAGCATCACCGCGAGCAGAATCGCAACAAAGACTAGCAGGAACGGAATAGTCCTGAATGGTCTTAATATCATATCCTTAGACCCCAGAATGTCCCGTGCCGACCTGAGCAGACTACTGGCTATCTCCAATGAGGATATATTCTCCTCCGTTACCAGTTTTACCGCTTCTTCTGGGAACTCCTTCGTGTACCTTCCTTATGGAATCCCTTTCATTCTGACACCTCCGTCTTTCTATTTTACTTAACTTTGGTGTCCATTTTCCCCATCCTACCTCACTCTTAGCTACCTGTCTAAATTTCGGGGACCACCTCAGTATGCCAGTTCAAGGAACCAAAGACAAGCCACAGCCGACGACGTGTCACCATAACGCCGAAGCTGGCCCTGTACCTGAGAGAATACCAGGCCGAAAGGGAAGCACTTGCCTGGCAGTTAGGCCAGCCGCCTACTCTTGATAGCCTGGTGTTCGCTCATCCGGACGGTAGGCCGCTTGACCCTTCCGTGCTGTCTCATGAGTTCGGTAGGACCGCCAGTAGAGCGGGACTAACGGGTGTTCGCTTCCATGACCTGAGGCATACCTTCGCCAGTCTGATGCTACTACGTGGAGCAAAGCCCAAAGTTATCTCTGAAGCCTTGGGGCACAACTCGGTAGCCTTTACAATGGATGTTTACAGCCATATAATAGAGGGTATGCAAGAGGATGCTATGGCGCTGTTAGACGAAGTACTGCCGGAAGGGGTAGTTAATAATTCTGTCGCCAAAATGTCGCCAACTTTGGGAAAATGAGTGCCATAACACAGTAATTTAGCTTCAATAGGAGTGTAGCTCAGTTGGTAGAGCAGCGGTCTCCAAAACCGCCGGTCGGGGGTTCGAGTCCTCCCACTCCTGCCAGATTTCACAATCGCTGGGTCCCGACATTGCCTGGTACCTGCTATTCCACATCTCTTGCCGACATACTGATTATCTGCCACTTCCGGCCTCAGTACTTCATCCAGTCGCTTCACGGCCGCCTTCTGCAAACCATCAACAACATGGATGTACAGCTACAGTCAATGTAACAAGTGAGTTTGATAAAATTTAGACGAAGTGTACCAACTCCCGCTTGACACAAACCGGTCGTAAGTTCATATTATGTAGCTATAGGGGAACAACTCGTCCACCTGGTAATCTGTCTGCTGCAGGAGGAAAGAATGGGTGTGATGTCAGGACGACAGACCAGGGAGTTTGTGGGAAAAGGCAGGTTATGGTAGTCGGCACATAATGTCTGGAGGTGCTTGGATGGCGAAAAATCCGAAATGTCCCAATTGTGATTTACCCACTATGAGAACCAAGGACTGGGCTTGCCAGTGGTGCGGACACCCGCTGGTTTCCGAGTCTTTTCCGCAGATACCACAAACCTATCAAGAAGTCAGAGCGGAGCGGATGAGCAAGCTGGAACCGTCGGAAACAGCGGAAACAGATGTGCCGACAGAGAATGCAAAATGCCCGAACTGCGATTCACCCACTATGAGAACCAGGGACTGGGCTTGCCGGTGGTGTGGACACCCACTGGTTTCCGGATCTTTTCAGCAGATGTCAAAGACCTATCAGGAAGTCAAGGCGGAACGGATAAGCGAGCTGGCGCCGTCGGAAACAGCGGAAACAGATGGGCTGGCAGAGAATGCGGAATCGGACACGTTTGAGGAAGAAGCCGAATCCGTTGCGGATGTACCGCCATCACCGGTTGTTGGCTCCAGCGTCGAGGTAGCGACGGAAATTGAGCCAACACAGGAGTCTGCACCTGTAGAAGAGCCCGAGCCTGAACCGGTAGCAGAGGTAGAAGAGACGTTGGAGGTTGAGGCCGAAGCAGCACCCGAGGCTGAGCCAGAACAGGAATCGGTACCCGAGCCAGTAGTAAAGAATAAGTCGAGGGGGAGGGAAGACTCTGAGACAATAACAGAAGTAACCGTCTCGGAACTATGCTCTTCTTATCAGAGCTATGGAATGGTGGGACATGATGAATTCAAGGACAGAGTCTTTCGGGTGACCGGTGTGGTGGCCAGTATCATAATCAAAGATACTGTTGACCAGTACTATGTTGCCTTGACTGGCAGCGAACCCCATCCTCTGGGAGATATCGACTTTAAATTTGAGAGGAAGGACGTGCCGGAGCTGAAACGATTGACAATAGGCCAGGGCTTGACAATACAGGGCAGGTACAACGGCTTCGTGACAAACATTATCCTGGCAGATTGTGTTATCTATCAACTATAAATAGTGTCGTTCTGCTAACACGAATCTCTCAGGCTCCGGTATAGAGAGCCTGAGGTGGCCCCTACCCTATCCTAAGGATAGGCCCTATCCTAAGGATAGGGGCCGCTATCTTCAAGGGGTCCGGTGTTAAGGATTCTACGATATCCTGTACTGGTGGGTTTTGGGGGTCCGCTAGCAGTTAAGGACCTGTTATTTTTCCCCGCCTTTGCATAAGCTCAAAGATAACACCGCCGGGCCCGCCACTGTCCAGGTATATCCACTGGCCCGGCCTCTGTATTATGATTTCAGCCCCCTGCTCTACCAGCTTGGCCGCTTCCCCATCTACGTCATCCACGAAAAAGCCCAGGTGGTGCAGGCCCTCTCCGTGCTCTTCAAGGAATTCAGAGTGAAGAATCTTGCCCTTTTTAATCTCTATCAGCTCAATCTCCAGGTCACCCATGTAAGCGAAGGCAAGCTTCACTTCTATAGGGTTCCCCTCGGCATCAGTACCGGTATTAGTAGTGAAAGTCCAGGGGCCAATGCCGAACATCCGTCCCCAGGTCTCGATAACCTTCTCGCAGTCCCTGACCACGATACCGATGTGGTCAACCGTCTCCAGTGTGAATTTGTGGGTTTCAGATTTTGTCATGGGAATAGGTCTCCTTTTGCTATTGCATAAATTATTGCTCTATGGCCTCAAGAGAACAGCTATGTTTTCGCCGCTGTAAACCGAATCAATTGCTCTCTGGCAATCATCAAAGGGTATAATCTCGGTAATCAGTGGTTTTGGGGCAATCTGTTTGTGAGAAATCAGGTACATTGCATCTGACATATTACCGCCCAGAATACCAAAAATCTTCAATTGTTTTACTGTCCATAGCATCGGGTTTACTTCCATCGGTGAGACAAAGCCAGCCAGTACGATAGAAGACCCTCCACGCTTTGCCATCTCGGCCGCCTGGTTCAATACTCTGCCATCACGAACACAAATGAGAATGGCATCAGGACCGTCCCCGGTTAACTTTACCACCTCTGAGATAACGTCGACTTCGTTGGCATTTATAGCGGCATCAACTCCAACCTCGAGGGCTTTGTCCAGGCGTGATTTCACCAGGTCAACGCTGATTACCGGTGCCGCACCGGCTACCCTGGCTGCCATCGCTGCCAGCAAGCCAATCTTACCTGCACCGATGACTACCGCCGACTGTCCCGGCCTTACTCCGGCGGTTGCCACTGCGCCGTTACCGGTGCAGAGTGGTTCCACAAACACCGCCTCTTCATCAGAAACATGGTCGGGTACTTTCATTATGCCAAGTGGGGCAGAAACAAAATACTCCGCCATGCATTTATAAGTTTCGTAACCTGGTGTTGCCGGCCCAAGTGGATTCGGTCTGCCTGCAAACGGTATGGCACGGTCTCCCACCGACCAACCGCTGACTCCTTCACCCACTTCAACCACCTCAGCCACGAATTCGTGCCCCGGTATTGAGTCCGGACGTATAATCATGCCTGATGAAGCAGGTAACTCCTCAATTTCCATCTCGGCAGCCATCCTGTGTCCCATAATAGCTCCCGGGTGTGTAACGCCTTGACTAATCATTCCGAAAGAGCCGTCAAGATACTCAAGGTCGCTACCGCAAATACACGCGTATTTCGTCTTCAGCAAGAGCCATCCAGGCTCTACTGTCGGTATTGGTATCTCTTTACACTCGATACGTCTCTTTTCTCCCGTGGCGACACAAGCCTTCATAGTATCCTCCTGTTTCCTGATTCCTGCGGCCTATTTAACCCGCTAACTTGTTCCTGTATGTAATTCCCCATTCCACTGTTGGAACTGTGGCTGTACCCATAGATATTGCGGGTGGAATCACTGACCGGACTAAAGAACCTGGTGGAAGCATGGGGATATGATATACCATTTACTTGCCCGATGCCATGTTCCGGATGCGGAAAAGTCAAAGGTCGATACTCACTGGCTTCACCAGCCCATTGTACTTAC
Proteins encoded:
- a CDS encoding VOC family protein — encoded protein: MTKSETHKFTLETVDHIGIVVRDCEKVIETWGRMFGIGPWTFTTNTGTDAEGNPIEVKLAFAYMGDLEIELIEIKKGKILHSEFLEEHGEGLHHLGFFVDDVDGEAAKLVEQGAEIIIQRPGQWIYLDSGGPGGVIFELMQRRGKITGP
- a CDS encoding zinc-binding dehydrogenase, whose translation is MKACVATGEKRRIECKEIPIPTVEPGWLLLKTKYACICGSDLEYLDGSFGMISQGVTHPGAIMGHRMAAEMEIEELPASSGMIIRPDSIPGHEFVAEVVEVGEGVSGWSVGDRAIPFAGRPNPLGPATPGYETYKCMAEYFVSAPLGIMKVPDHVSDEEAVFVEPLCTGNGAVATAGVRPGQSAVVIGAGKIGLLAAMAARVAGAAPVISVDLVKSRLDKALEVGVDAAINANEVDVISEVVKLTGDGPDAILICVRDGRVLNQAAEMAKRGGSSIVLAGFVSPMEVNPMLWTVKQLKIFGILGGNMSDAMYLISHKQIAPKPLITEIIPFDDCQRAIDSVYSGENIAVLLRP